A window of Komagataella phaffii GS115 chromosome 1, complete sequence contains these coding sequences:
- a CDS encoding G-protein beta subunit and guanine nucleotide dissociation inhibitor for Gpa2p, with amino-acid sequence MADNREVLVLRGTLEGHSGWVTSLATCPTNPDILLSGSRDKTLIVWQLNGDDQAYGVPKKALKGHSHIVSDCKLSLDSEFALSSSWDKTVRLWNLKTGEIIKYAGHTSDVLSVDLSQNLRVIASASRDKTIKLWNIVGEEVATLEGHTDWVTSVRFVPGSASDIISASSDKLVKSWDLNEMKLTADFVGHTGYVTAITVSPDGSLCASAGKDGSIILWDFSVKKVLYTLDAKEEVHAVAFSPNRFWLCAATSKSIKIFHLEKRKPMDELKPEFVSTSTKARDPHCISLAWSADGQNLFSGYTDNVIRVWQVMTSSS; translated from the exons ATGGCTGACAACAGAGAAGTTCTTGTTTTGAGAGGTACCTTGGAAG GACACAGTGGATGGGTCACTTCCTTGGCAACTTGCCCTACTAACCCAGATATCTTACTGTCTGGATCCAGAGATAAGACCCTGATTGTCTGGCAATTGAACGGAGATGACCAAGCTTATGGTGTGCCAAAAAAGGCTTTAAAGGGACACTCTCACATTGTTTCTGACTGTAAACTTTCATTGGACAGTGAATTTGCCCTATCTTCCTCCTGGGACAAGACTGTTCGTTTGTGGAACCTAAAGACCGGAGAGATCATCAAATACGCCGGTCACACTTCCGATGTTTTGTCTGTGGACCTGTCTCAAAACCTTAGAGTTATTGCCTCTGCTTCTAGAGATAAGACTATTAAACTTTGGAACATTGTTGGTGAAGAGGTTGCCACTTTGGAGGGTCACACCGACTGGGTTACTTCTGTCAGATTTGTTCCTGGATCAGCTTCTGACATTATTTCTGCTTCATCTGACAAGTTGGTTAAG TCCTGGGATTTGAACGAAATGAAATTGACCGCAGACTTTGTTGGTCACACTGGTTACGTTACGGCAATTACCGTTTCTCCCGATGGATCCCTCTGTGCTTCTGCTGGAAAGGATGGTTCCATCATACTTTGGGATTTCTCTGTTAAGAAAGTCTTGTACACTTTGGatgcaaaagaagaagttcaTGCTGTTGCTTTCTCACCTAACAGATTTTGGTTGTGCGCTGCTACTTCCAAGTCTATTAAAATTTTCCACTTGGAGAAGCGTAAGCCAATGGATGAGCTGAAACCTGAATTTGTTTCCACTTCCACTAAGGCTAGAGACCCACACTGTATTTCCTTAGCTTGGTCTGCTGATGGTCAGAACTTGTTTTCCGGTTATACCGACAACGTTATCCGTGTCTGGCAAGTTATGACTTCAAGTTCGTAA
- a CDS encoding RNA-binding protein that interacts with the C-terminal domain of the RNA polymerase II large subunit: MSIAEFDATLKELKTLKAPGVSGSRIKKLVTFAVDNVSQESQLVDVMYDNFKFAPPTHKLGYVYVIDAVARRYFDLITGNPVNSDSKNGSFEAGVYKIQNIIKQVIEESFASGINEEQKEKLSKLVDIWSRFNTFESSILKDIKYKYFRSTTPPGSPPSSRSYLLQSGNSTETRSDPTAILQQLASQAGSVSKSAPNPGSTSSFVSPPAANAPVLSNPNDPNAIFQMLQQMHGGQMAQYQQPHQAQQLQQPLQQSHPQYQQFQPAQGRFQSQSQTQSYQDYRDRNEEDHSRRNDQRSRSRSPRRKEATNSTDSPTLFPGERNDPSNPHFRQKPLYYDNTLPQGSVKVLSRTVFVGGVNPGMDEIKLSTILRPFAEVQSVILNPGKKIAFVKVYSRQEAENVINNFVSQTNTSLRTRWGVGYGPRDCCDYQRGVSIIPIDRLTDADRRWAVEAGWGGTGGEPLTGGQVFEEPDIEVGHGVSSKAISRKMPTNSARNGPRSNRPGEMQDNVTPSASAVPQFAPNLIQSNPLGQLFNSPSSNATPNTNMNSLNSFASPPPQMQPSIPLSQSQQHPSASTQPDVNALFQNLASLVNNQNK; this comes from the coding sequence ATGTCGATCGCAGAATTTGATGCTACGCTAAAAGAACTTAAGACACTGAAGGCCCCAGGGGTTTCAGGCTCTAGAATTAAGAAACTAGTAACGTTTGCCGTGGATAACGTATCGCAAGAGTCGCAGCTTGTTGATGTGATGTAtgacaacttcaagtttgcTCCTCCTACTCATAAGTTGGGCTACGTTTATGTAATCGATGCAGTAGCAAGGCGATACTTTGATCTCATAACTGGTAATCCAGTTAATTCCGATTCTAAAAATGGTTCCTTTGAGGCAGGAGTCTACAAGATCCAAAATATAATCAAGCAAGTTATAGAAGAGTCATTTGCAAGTGGCATCAACGAAGAGCAGAAGGAGAAACTCAGTAAACTTGTAGACATTTGGTCACGATTCAACACATTTGAGTCTAGcattttgaaagatatcaagTACAAGTACTTTAGATCTACTACTCCTCCGGGCTCTCCTCCCAGTAGCCGATCTTACCTATTGCAGTCTGGCAATTCAACCGAGACAAGAAGTGATCCTACAGCTATTTTGCAGCAGTTGGCGTCGCAAGCAGGTTCCGTAAGCAAAAGTGCACCTAATCCCGGCTCCACTTCTTCATTTGTATCTCCGCCTGCCGCAAATGCTCCTGTGCTATCTAACCCCAACGACCCTAATGCCATTTTCCAAATGCTGCAGCAGATGCATGGTGGACAAATGGCTCAGTATCAACAACCACACCAAGCACAGCAGCTGCAACAACCTCTTCAACAGTCTCACCCACAATATCAGCAATTTCAGCCAGCTCAAGGCCGATTCCAATCTCAGTCCCAGACCCAATCGTATCAAGACTATCGAGACAGGAATGAGGAAGATCATTCTAGACGAAATGATCAGagatcaagatcaagatctCCTAGAAGAAAGGAAGCTACCAACTCTACTGACTCACCAACTCTTTTTCCAGGTGAAAGGAATGACCCTTCAAACCCTCACTTTAGACAGAAGCCTCTTTATTACGATAACACCCTACCTCAAGGATCTGTTAAAGTTCTGAGCAGAACTGTATTTGTTGGCGGCGTCAACCCTGGTATGGATGAAATAAAACTTTCCACGATATTGAGGCCATTTGCTGAGGTACAAAGTGTAATATTGAATCCGGGTAAGAAAATTGCTTTTGTCAAGGTGTACTCCAGACAAGAAGCTGAGAATGTTATCAATAACTTTGTCAGTCAGACAAACACTAGTCTTCGAACCAGATGGGGTGTAGGATATGGACCAAGAGATTGCTGCGATTATCAAAGGGGCGTCTCGATCATTCCTATTGATAGGTTGACCGATGCTGACAGACGGTGGGCAGTTGAAGCAGGCTGGGGAGGAACTGGTGGTGAGCCTTTGACAGGAGGACAAGTGTTTGAGGAGCCAGATATTGAGGTCGGTCATGGAGTTTCGTCTAAAGCTATTTCAAGGAAAATGCCTACAAATAGTGCCCGAAATGGACCTCGCTCTAACCGACCAGGAGAGATGCAAGACAATGTAACTCCTTCAGCTTCTGCAGTTCCTCAGTTCGCGCCTAATCTTATCCAGTCTAATCCCTTAGGACAACTATTCAATAGCCCAAGCTCAAATGCTACTCCCAATACGAACatgaactctttgaacagttttGCCTCACCTCCACCACAGATGCAACCATCTATACCTTTGAGTCAATCTCAGCAGCACCCTTCAGCTTCAACTCAGCCTGATGTGAATGCGTTGTTCCAGAATTTGGCAAGCCTGGTAAATAACCAAAATAAGTAA
- a CDS encoding Putative fatty aldehyde dehydrogenase — MLEYTQVEEIGSLVDKARQVFDSNVLLTVQNRLNQLRNLYYVLLDHQTQFEDALSKDFNRSRFETSRLELAQVFGEILYVMQHLESWSKPQKVDYLPLSFGTTYSTVEKIPLGVILIIAPFNYPIVLSLSPIIGAIAAGNTVVFKPSELTPNCSTLLTEVLQSCFDYPIVSVVNGGITETQKLLEPKFDKIMFTGSGHVGKIISKAAAEHLTPVILELGGKSPCFLTSNCKTTKIKALLSRIIWSSFVNSGQTCVAVDYLLVHESIYSTVVQESTKILKEFYCNITEKSDFTHLIDRKSFKRTMTTLQRTKGKKISFGVSHEDTNFIPPTLICDVSWDDETMQSENFAPILPIIKYSSLEDVVSEVKTEHDTPLACYIFSEDPQEQRYILNNLRSGGVCINETMMHVGLYTAPFGGIGDSGYGNYHGKWSFDSFSHSRTVLKQPLWAEFLIKARYPPYTRKNRATLELLDKGVVWFDRSGNVPSRRSYLTKVIGYCGLMVTIAAALIGKLVF; from the coding sequence atgCTGGAATATACTcaagttgaagaaattggtTCTCTCGTAGATAAAGCTCGACAAGTTTTTGATAGTAATGTATTACTAACTGTCCAAAATCGTTTGAATCAATTACGGAATCTGTACTATGTTTTGTTGGACCATCAGACACAGTTTGAGGATGCCCTCAGCAAGGACTTCAACAGGTCCCGATTTGAGACGTCTAGATTGGAGCTAGCACAAgtatttggagaaattcTTTATGTGATGCAGCATCTGGAGTCATGGAGCAAACCCCAAAAAGTCGACTACCTCCCTTTATCTTTCGGTACTACTTATAGCACAGTGGAAAAGATTCCTCTTGGTGTAATACTTATCATTGCACCGTTCAACTACCCGATCgttctttctttgtctCCTATCATTGGAGCCATTGCTGCCGGAAACACTGTTGTTTTCAAGCCGTCTGAACTTACTCCCAACTGTAGTACACTCCTAACTGAGGTGTTACAGAGTTGTTTTGATTACCCAATTGTATCCGTAGTTAATGGGGGAATCACCGAGACCCAGAAATTGTTGGAACCGAAGTTTGACAAGATAATGTTCACCGGAAGTGGACATGTAGGAAAAATTATTTCTAAAGCAGCTGCTGAGCACCTTACTCCTGTTATCTTAGAATTGGGCGGAAAGTCTCCTTGCTTTCTGACTTCCAATTGTAAGACTACCAAAATTAAAGCTCTCCTGAGTCGAATCATTTGGTCTTCATTTGTCAATAGTGGACAAACCTGCGTGGCGGTAGACTATCTATTAGTTCACGAAAGTATTTACAGTACCGTGGTACAAGAATCTACTAAGATACTAAAGGAATTCTATTGCAATATCACAGAGAAAAGTGATTTTACTCATCTTATTGATCGAAAGTCATTCAAACGAACTATGACCACATTGCAAAGAACCAAGGGCAAAAAGATCAGTTTCGGTGTTTCTCATGAAGACACTAACTTTATACCTCCTACATTGATTTGTGACGTATCCTGGGACGATGAGACCATGcaatctgaaaattttgcGCCCATTCTTCCCATCATCAAATACTCCAGTTTAGAAGATGTTGTGAGCGAGGTGAAAACTGAGCATGACACCCCGCTAGCATGTTACATCTTTTCTGAAGACCCTCAAGAACAAAGGTACATTCTAAACAATTTACGATCGGGAGGAGTTTGTATAAATGAAACAATGATGCACGTTGGACTTTACACTGCACCTTTCGGGGGAATAGGTGACTCAGGCTATGGAAATTACCATGGGAAGTGGTCATTTGATTCTTTTAGTCACTCAAGAACCGTTCTAAAACAACCGTTGTGGGCAGAGTTCCTAATTAAAGCTCGTTATCCTCCTTAcacaagaaaaaatagaGCGACTCTGGAGCTCTTAGATAAAGGTGTGGTTTGGTTTGACCGTTCCGGTAACGTCCCTTCAAGAAGATCGTATTTAACGAAAGTTATTGGATACTGCGGATTGATGGTTACAATTGCTGCTGCATTAATTGGTAAACTTGTTTTTTAA